One genomic window of Conger conger chromosome 7, fConCon1.1, whole genome shotgun sequence includes the following:
- the LOC133133751 gene encoding uncharacterized protein LOC133133751 isoform X2, translating into MCCCLRHTCQLSKKNMSAFIAALLVLTATSQVMVSACRLEQQHVVQCYGALGKSVIIHLGIDTNDVQIKMKTGERNILTYKNGIIAHSQHANHSWSIYNGTLKWGRALKNDSEEYTVEVFNKGGRLQLFRKIKLIIQAPLSKAIISQLCLPHGEIRASCSSDGDVTEYNWTLRDRPLDTGLAYLTEEMDTVILRKNVSGNITCSVQNHFSSTFTTVQLSACSDLGNEENINQHSDKGATCVGIVTVSVAICAVITVFALTTTTYCLSRKRNRTGVTAEGDKNTQELVYTEALCLNRAKGAGRLEKEPEPRVIYGQIKVPDEPEHSKRRAHGQEDAVYTRLKKKKKKRKTANYRGDDIHRISQSK; encoded by the exons ATGTGCTGCTGTCTAAGGCACACCTGTCAATTGAGTAAGAAAAATATGTCTGCCTTTATTGCAGCTCTACTGGTATTAACAGCAACGTCACAAG TTATGGTCTCTGCGTGCAGACTTGAACAGCAACACGTTGTCCAATGCTACGGAGCTTTGGGGAAATCAGTCATCATACACCTGGGCATTGACactaatgatgtacaaataaagATGAAGACTGGAGAAAGGAACATTCTAACCTATAAAAATGGCATAATAGCTCATTCTCAACATGCCAACCACTCATGGTCTATCTATAATGGGACATTGAAGTGGGGCAGAGCTTTGAAAAATGATTCGGAGGAATACACGGTAGAGGTCTTTAATAAGGGTGGACGGCTTCAGTTGTTTCGCAAAATAAAACTCATCATTCAAG CGCCCCTGTCTAAAGCGATCATATCCCAGCTGTGCTTACCTCACGGAGAAATCAGGGCGTCCTGTTCTTCGGACGGCGATGTTACTGAGTACAACTGGACATTGAGGGACAGGCCCCTGGACACAGGCCTGGCCTACCTGACAGAAGAGATGGACACGGTCATTCTGAGGAAGAATGTGTCCGGCAACATTACCTGCTCCGTCCAGAATCATTTCAGCAGCACATTTACCACGGTTCAACTGTCTGCTTGCTCAG atcTGGGAAACgaggaaaacataaaccagcatTCAGATAAAGGAGCAACATGTG TGGGAATTGTCACAGTGTCTGTAGCTATCTGTGCTGTCATCACAGTTTTTGCactgacaacaacaacatactGTCTCAGCCGAAAGAGAAACAGAACTGGGGTCACAGCTGAAG GTGACAAAAACACTCAGGAGCTGGTCTACACTGAGGCCTTATGCCTCAATAGAGCCAAGGGGGCGGGGAGGCTAGAGAAAGAGCCAGAGCCGAGGGTGATTTACGGACAAATTAAAGTTCCTGATGAACCTGAACACTCGAAGCGGAGAGCCCATGGCCAAGAGGATGCCGTGTACAcaagacttaaaaaaaagaaaaaaaaaagaaaaacggccAATTACCGAGGAGATGACATACATAGGATAAGCCAATCAAAATAG
- the LOC133133751 gene encoding uncharacterized protein LOC133133751 isoform X1, whose amino-acid sequence MCCCLRHTCQLSKKNMSAFIAALLVLTATSQVMVSACRLEQQHVVQCYGALGKSVIIHLGIDTNDVQIKMKTGERNILTYKNGIIAHSQHANHSWSIYNGTLKWGRALKNDSEEYTVEVFNKGGRLQLFRKIKLIIQAPLSKAIISQLCLPHGEIRASCSSDGDVTEYNWTLRDRPLDTGLAYLTEEMDTVILRKNVSGNITCSVQNHFSSTFTTVQLSACSAPRICTLPNKAEVAVSVRATETFQSLLIIRQDFSSVGERENISAVCSITSLSPDLGNEENINQHSDKGATCVGIVTVSVAICAVITVFALTTTTYCLSRKRNRTGVTAEGDKNTQELVYTEALCLNRAKGAGRLEKEPEPRVIYGQIKVPDEPEHSKRRAHGQEDAVYTRLKKKKKKRKTANYRGDDIHRISQSK is encoded by the exons ATGTGCTGCTGTCTAAGGCACACCTGTCAATTGAGTAAGAAAAATATGTCTGCCTTTATTGCAGCTCTACTGGTATTAACAGCAACGTCACAAG TTATGGTCTCTGCGTGCAGACTTGAACAGCAACACGTTGTCCAATGCTACGGAGCTTTGGGGAAATCAGTCATCATACACCTGGGCATTGACactaatgatgtacaaataaagATGAAGACTGGAGAAAGGAACATTCTAACCTATAAAAATGGCATAATAGCTCATTCTCAACATGCCAACCACTCATGGTCTATCTATAATGGGACATTGAAGTGGGGCAGAGCTTTGAAAAATGATTCGGAGGAATACACGGTAGAGGTCTTTAATAAGGGTGGACGGCTTCAGTTGTTTCGCAAAATAAAACTCATCATTCAAG CGCCCCTGTCTAAAGCGATCATATCCCAGCTGTGCTTACCTCACGGAGAAATCAGGGCGTCCTGTTCTTCGGACGGCGATGTTACTGAGTACAACTGGACATTGAGGGACAGGCCCCTGGACACAGGCCTGGCCTACCTGACAGAAGAGATGGACACGGTCATTCTGAGGAAGAATGTGTCCGGCAACATTACCTGCTCCGTCCAGAATCATTTCAGCAGCACATTTACCACGGTTCAACTGTCTGCTTGCTCAG CGCCTCGAATCTGCACTTTGCCAAACAAGGCAGAGGTTGCAGTGAGCGTGAGAGCCACAGAAACCTTTCAGTCTCTGTTGATCATCAGACAGGATTTCAGCTCTgttggtgagagagagaatatatcTGCAGTCTGTAGcatcacatctctctctccagatcTGGGAAACgaggaaaacataaaccagcatTCAGATAAAGGAGCAACATGTG TGGGAATTGTCACAGTGTCTGTAGCTATCTGTGCTGTCATCACAGTTTTTGCactgacaacaacaacatactGTCTCAGCCGAAAGAGAAACAGAACTGGGGTCACAGCTGAAG GTGACAAAAACACTCAGGAGCTGGTCTACACTGAGGCCTTATGCCTCAATAGAGCCAAGGGGGCGGGGAGGCTAGAGAAAGAGCCAGAGCCGAGGGTGATTTACGGACAAATTAAAGTTCCTGATGAACCTGAACACTCGAAGCGGAGAGCCCATGGCCAAGAGGATGCCGTGTACAcaagacttaaaaaaaagaaaaaaaaaagaaaaacggccAATTACCGAGGAGATGACATACATAGGATAAGCCAATCAAAATAG